Part of the Drosophila santomea strain STO CAGO 1482 chromosome 2L, Prin_Dsan_1.1, whole genome shotgun sequence genome is shown below.
GGAGTTGTTGTGGGCGTTAGTTGTGGGGTAATGCTAGTGGTGGGCGGCAAGTTTAACAACAGCGGCTCATTTAAGGCCGCGGCACAGTGCGGTGGAGTGGCCAGAAGGCGCTGTGGAGGAGTGGCACTCGCTGTGAATCCCTGGACATGCGTGGAAGTCATCGGCGACGCAGATGTCTTATGCTGTGAGCTTCTAAAGGGCAAAGTACGGGCTGCAGTCATTGTCGCGGCTGTGGGACTGACAGCTCTAGCCACCTGTGGCTTTATTGGGTAGCAGACTTTGCTGTTTGTAGGCACAGGCGTAATCTTGGCTACCGTCATGGGCCTCACTATTGGTGAACGGTGTGCGAACGGAGGAGTTTCCATGGCCGCGTTTGGCATTGTCTGCTTTTGTACTATGTGAGCGGGTGGTGGCGTCTGCTGCGGAGTTATCTGTTTTGGCAAAATTTTTTGACCCGTAGGCGGAGTCTGCAACATGGGAAGTCTCTGAATTGTCATCGATTTGTGTGTTATTTGATTGACAACTGGAAGCGACGGCTGCTGCGGTGGAATCTGTGTGCCCATCACAGAGTTTAGCAGTTGTATAGCCAATTGTGTCTTTGGTGATTGCTGTTGGGCCACAAGCAAGGGATTTTGCGGGAGCGGTTGTTGCCGCGGCAGACCCACCGATGTTTTTGGAAGCTGCGGTTGGGCCAAAGGATTCTTAAGTAGGTGCTGTATTGGCCCCATGTTTTTCTTCTGTGCCACCTGTTGCTGTTGAAGTCCTACATTTGTTTTCTGCTGTGACTGGGGCTGTCCAATAGGtaacttttgttgttgccctgGGGCGGCTCGTTGCTGTTGTAGCTTTTCAGGTGTTGCCTGATGCCCTGTGGCGgcttttggtgttttttgctgctgttgaaatTGCGCCACTGGTGTCTTCTGCTGTTGGCTCACTGAAGTTTTCTGTTGCTGTGTTGAAGTAttatgttgctgctgaagTTGCCCCACTGGAGTCCTTGGTTGCTGCTGGAGTTGCCCCACTGAAGTCTTCTGTAGCAGTTGAGGTTGCTGCTGGACTTGCCCCGGTAAAGTCTTCGGTTGCTGTTGAGGCTGCTGCTGGAGTTGCGAAGACTTCGGTTGCTGTTGAGGTTGCCGCTGGAGTTTCCCCACTAAAGCCTTCTGTTGCTGATAAAGTTGCACCGGTGAAGTCTTCGGTTGCTGCTGGAGTTGACCCGCTAAAATCTTCTGCTGGCTCACTAAATTTTTCTGTTGCagttgtggttgctgttgtagCTGTACCAGTGAAttattttgctgttgttggttttGCCCCACTGAAGTCTTTTGTAGCTGTTGAGGTTGCTGCTGGATTTGCCCAACTGATATCTTCTCTGGCTGCTGGCTCACTGAAGTTTTCTGTTGCAGTTGTGGTGGCTGTTGTAGTTGCACAAGTGAATTCttctgctgttgcttctgTTGTTGGTTTTGCCCCACTGAAGTCTTTTGTAGCTGTTGAGGTTGCTGCTGGATTTGCCCCACTGATGTCTTCTGTGGCTGCTGGCTCACTGAAGTTTTCTGTTGCagttgtggttgctgttgtaTCTGCACAAGTGAAttcttctgctgttgttgacTTTGCCCCACTGATGtcttctgttgctgttggctcACTGAAGTTTTCTGTTGCTGTGGGggtggctgttgctgttttagTTGCACCAATGGATTCTTCAGAGGCTGTGGTGGTTTCTGCTGTGGTTGTAGTTGCTCCAAAGGAACCTTTTCCTGTGGTGATTGCCCGACGATCTttttgtgttgctgctgctgcttttgaaGCTGCCCCagcaacattttattttgctctTGTTGCAGTTGACCCAGGATCTTCTTTTGTTGCTCCTGTTGTAGTTGCCCCAGGAAAGTATtctgttgttgtagttgcccCAGGAACACCTTCTGCTGCGGCTGTCCCACGAAAACCTTTGGTATTTGCTGAATCTGTACTCCAGTCGCCGTATTCTGTTTAGCAGGCTGTTGTAGGGATCCCACTGGTGGTTTTTGCTGCGTTATCAGTGGGGCTCCTAGTGGTTTTTGCTGCGTAGACAATTGCCTACCCAGTGGTTTCGGTTGCTGCGCAGCCAATTGGCCAGCCAGTGGTTTCGGTTGTTGCGTAGCCAATTGGACACCAAGTGGCTGCTGCAGCCGAATACCCACCGGTCTaagtggctgctgctgttgcacctGTATCTGCTGCAATTGACCCAGAGTAGCTATATGTTGCTGTTGTCCTGCAACTAATTTCTGATGGACTTGGAGTGATAGCGCCTTCTGTGGCTGCTGCGGCCCCATTTGACCCACTGCAGTTTTGGGCTTCGTAACACCCAGTATTATGGCCTTCGGTTGCTGTGCCTGCGACTGTTGCTGAGGCTGACCTATCCCAAAAACGGGTTGAATCTTTGCAGGCATTGCTTTCGACGCAGGGATGATTTTTGAACCGGGTGCGAGCCGTATCTGGTTACACGGCGTCACCCTCACCTGGTGGCTGGGCACGGTGGTTATCACGGCATTTGGACTGGGCGCCTTATTGCTCACCGACCAGGCCACTTTCTGGCCGGTGCCAATCTTGATCTGCTTCGGGGTCACATTGTTGTTGAAGATtgtggtgttgttgttgctctctGCCAGGGAAATGGTAAGGTTTCCGTTTGTGGTGAGGACGTTCTTCTGGTGCTTGGTGACGGTGATGCCACTGGGGATGTGCATGGATCGGAGTGGATCCACTATGACCGGAGTGTCCCTCGCAGGTCCTGTTCCTACAGCTGGCACTTCAATCGGAGATGCCAGGGAGGCCTTTGGTATGTTCAGAAGCTTGGCAGGCAAACTTTGCCTACCGGATGGCGTTAGTAGTCCCAATGGATCCTCGAGTCGTCGTCGTTTGGCTGGCGACTGCAAATATAATTTGAGACTTAAAAACAATTCATATTTAATAGATAGGAAGAGCACAGAGAACACAGTGCCACTGCATGGGCTTTGAAGTGTGTTTTATAATtagcaacatttatttaaattcaaaactGCAGGCGACCTGTTGGCTCTCTggtgcattttaaatttgaatgaaaatataaacaaacgAAAGCCGtcagtgtgtgggtgtgcgcTCGTCGGTGTGCGCGAGAGCTTTGGAGAGTTACGAGCGCGCGCTGTGGAGAGTTGATTTGATTAGCGGCCGTATCGGCAGAAACAACTTTCCGAACTTGACCAGGCGAATTGCGTCTTAACCAAATTCTCTCCAGAAGCGGAGACTCACCGCACCCTCACTCGCTCTTTCACGCCTAACGTAATCGTAATTGAAGTCCGATATTCGCCACTGCAATTGCAAGATTCGCCAGGTCTCCAATCGCACAGTCTGGCAGCACTGCCCCACTTTGCAACTGTGTGAGTGGGGGCTTTGCATGTTCATGTCTGCTCGCTCTCAATAAAAAAGCAgcgcgaaaaaaaattaattccaCACTATGTgtaacacgcacacacactcatgcagCGAGCCTATTTAAATCCAACTGTACtttttcacacacacaaacacagacgAGTCTTCTGGGAAATCGGGAAATTACCTCTTCATCAGACTCCGAGCTCAAATCAACACATATCACAGACGCAGACATTATTCGCCCCGAAATGGCAATGGTCCGCACtgaatttatttactttactcGCCCCGCGATTCACTGGCTTTTCTTCGCATTTGGACTCGCCACCGTTGTTGCCAGCTAGTTTTTCACGCATATGTGCACGACGCGTCCGTGTTCGATCCGAGTTCTCGGCACTGGCACTgaatactatatatatgtggGAATTCTCCCACATATTTATTACGCTCGCCTACTGAATGCACTACGTGAGTGTTTGTATTCATTCCTCACAATTGTCAAATTGGAGAGTTCTAGAGCTGCCAAAACATCGCAGGCTGAACCAATAGTATCGGTCGCTAGGTGTCAGCCGGTGACAGCGATTGCCTTACGACTATCGCCACCTGATATCGTTTAACCCTATAACGCCCAAACTCAACGAGTAcattacaaatattaatatatgttAGCTTAACTTAGATATTAAGTTATCTCATTAAGTTACGTTAATCCCTCCAAAACCAAAATTGTTGGACTCTGTTGATTTTTTTATGTATGTGGAATTTCCTATTAAAATATTAGTTTGAGGGAAGTGTATTGTTAACTGCCCAAAAATAAAGATTTTTCCATCGCTTGACTCTAAATGTTAATGTTAACTACTTTACCAAGACCTTAGTAAGACCGTTCAGCACCAACTGACTCGACGGTGTATTTTGACGTATCACCAACGGCCACACTGAGTGACACGTCGACGTCGTCTATTCGTTCGCATCGTTCATTCGGTTTTTGAAATTTGAGGCGTTCGCTGTGCCGTGAAAAGTGAGACCTTCTACTGTTCGTGTAGAAAGTGCAATAACCAAGCCACCCACTCAGTTCCCAGGCTAGCTACACAAATCCGGCAAAATGGGAAGTAAGTAACCGTCATCGTCAGACATCTTCCCCAAAATCGGGGAGTGCAGCGGTTTTTGTGTGAAGTGCCGCCCTTGCAGTGCCGCTCGCACCCCCGTCGCTCATTGCTTACGTATACAAAAAAGATTCGGCGTGCGGCGCCGTTCGTTGTGTCCGAAAATcgcaattaattgaaaatacccTGAAACGCAACTAATTCGGCTGCCTTAATTCACTATTTGCAGTCAAGTTCCTGGAAGTTATCAAACCGTTCTGCAGTATACTGCCGGAAATCGCAAAACCGGAGCGTAAGGTGTGTATTAAACCGTAATTAGATGTAATCACAGCCCAGATTATTGTCCCAATTTGTGCTGTACCATGTAAAGATCTAATTTTCCCAACAATTAGCGGCTTTTCTCAGCTTTTACGTGTGTTTTACCGAGCTAATCTCGCTTTGCTCTCTGCCAGTGTTGCCAGCGCACGCGTTTTGTGGTTGCTTTCACTTGTCAAAAAATTGAACATCGCCACGCAAACAGTTTGCTCTTCATTTTGTAGCAGGCAAACGGCAGCAAAACCACCCTGATATGAAACAAATAGAGGCTTTTATGTGATGAAATAGCAAAATACACTTTTAAACACTTAGTTTCTTTCGGTTGTGCCTTTTGTGTTCAATAATTTCGTCATAATATTTACGTCCAACCTTGatttaatgatttatttaattgtacaCCACTTGAAGTGCAtgtattttaaagtttttatatGATTCCTGGGCGTTTTCATTCATAAATCTCAATATTTCCACCTCATTGCTGCTACTACTTTTCTTATCACCTGGCTACTTGTTGCCATACTCCCattttacacacacacacaaacgcacactACTCGCTCGCCCACTGACAAACAAACGCTacgtggaaatggaaatgtcaAACTTCGGCTCGCACGAAGTGCTCATCCGAAGCACTGTCGACGTCAGcttcgtttgtttttgttgctacCAGGTGACAAGCGATGACGACTACGGCAAAATGAAGTTTACCTgattttgtttaaacaattcacacacgtacacacatGGGAAAGCGGCCATGTAGGTCAACATAGCGGTAGTCTTATTTGAGCAGCTTAGTTTCAAGGGTAAACGGCACTTGAGCTTAAATcgtttctttaaaaataataataataataataataaataataataatgtagTCTTCTGTGTTTAAAGCATCCCTCCTTACATTGTTTAAAACATAAATACCCATTTTATCCGTTATTCCGCAATATGACTCATTCGCAATTGCTGgctcttttcattttcagatCCAATTCAGGGAGAAAGTGCTATGGACTGCGATCACGCTGTTCATTTTCCTGGTTTGTTGCCAGATCCCGCTTTTCGGTATCATGAGCTCAGACTCGGCGGATCCCTTCTACTGGATCCGTGTGATCCTGGCCTCCAACCGTGGTACGCTCATGGAGCTGGGTATCTCCCCCATCGTGACCTCTGGCCTGATCATGCAGCTGCTGGCCGGAGCAAAGATCATTGAGGTCGGTGATACGCCCAAGGATCGTGCTCTGTTTAACGGCGCTCAGAAGCTCTTCGGCATGGTGATCACCATTGGTCAGGCCATCGTCTATGTGATGACTGGCATGTACGGTGATCCGTCGGAAATTGGAGCCGGTGTCTGCCTGCTGATCATCATCCAGCTGTTCGCCGCTGGTCTgattgtgctgctgctggacgaGCTCCTCCAGAAGGGCTATGGACTGGGATCGGGTATTTCCCTTTTCATTGCCACCAACATTTGCGAGACAATCGTGTGGAAGGCGTTCAGCCCCACCACCGTGACGACGGGACGCGGTACCGAGTTCGAGGGCGCTGTGATTGCCCTGTTCCACCTGATGGCCACCAGGAACGATAAGGTGCGCGCTCTGCGTGAGGCCTTCTATCGCCAGAACCTGCCCAACCTGATGAACCTGCTGGCCACCGTGCTGGTGTTCGCCGTGGTCATATACTTCCAAGGCTTCCGCGTGGACCTACCCATCAAGAGCGCCCGTTACCGCGGCCAGTACAGCAGCTACCCCATCAAGCTGTTCTACACCTCCAACATTCCCATCATCCTGCAGTCTGCGCTCGTGTCCAACTTGTACGTCATCTCCCAGATGCTGGCTGTCAAGTTCCAGGGCAACTTCTTCATTAACCTTCTGGGTGTGTGGGCTGATGTTGGAGGCGGCGGCCCGGCTCGCTCCTATCCCATCGGAGGTCTGTGCTACTATCTCTCGCCCCCGGAGAGCGTGGGCCACATCCTGACCGACCCCATTCACGCGTTGCTCTACATTGTCTTCATGTTGGGCTCCTGCGCCTTCTTCTCCAAGACCTGGATCGATGTGTCCGGCAGCTCAGCCAAGGATGTAAGTACTATAGTAGTTAACCTCAATCAGCATAAACTTACCGATCCTTTTTGACTTCTCTCCTTGCAGGTTGCCAAGCAGCTTAAGGAGCAGCACATGGTGATGCGTGGCCATCGCGAGAACTCGATGATCCACGAGCTCAACCGCTACATCCCAACGGCGGCTGCTTTCGGTGGTCTCTGCATCGGAGCTCTGTCTGTGATGGCCGACTTCCTGGGAGCCATCGGCTCTGGTACGGGTATCCTGTTGGCGGTGACCATCATCTACCAATACTTTGAGATTTTCGTTAAGGAGCAGTCCGAGATGGGCGGCATGGGCACGCTGCTGTTCTAAGCAGTCTAGAAGATCACCTGCGATCcaatcaacaacaactaatACTTCATCATACTTCCCACACGCTCGCTCCCattaaaacaaacttaattaaccgctttgtttttttcgtaCTCTGTCAAACACCCACAGTAAGCGTAAATTGTAAGGCCTTTGGCTGCTAATTTCATCTTCCCAACCAATAGAAGCGTACATAAAAGCGGATGAGAGAACCTTTATTTTGAATAGTTTTTAGTTGTATTCAAATGTGAGACTACATTGCTTGAGTTCAATATTTCTGCGAATTGATTGAATTTCAATGCAATaacttgttttaatattaaatcaattGAATTATACTTTAAATACAACATGATATGGAGACattgaaattattaaagtGAAGATGTACATCAAACGAACACATGCATACAAATTGTCATAATAAAACGTAAATTAGATAACTTTTTTAAACGAATTCGTTGATTTTCATTGGTTTCGGGTCTTgggaaaaaagagaaatatgTTATTCTTACATTTAATACGAACTCTtacacaaatatttaagctCGGCTTTCAAAATGGCGCCTAAAATTCAAAAGCTAAATTTTCAATTACTTGGCCCATTGCCTAGCTAGTGTGGCCAAAGCAAAACGATTCAAAGGATTTATCCTGGTTAATGGTCTGGTCATGCTGAAGCAAAACAATCGATAAACGATAGATACGCCTACCCACTTCGATGACAGTCTTGTTATTGTAATTGTGAAGCAAAATCGTAAATATTAGCAAATGAACCACTTCTACGCCCCTCGAACGTGTTGAGTTGCGAGGCAGACAAGCACCGCAGCGCATTCAAGCCCCCCCGGTTCCAGTCCGCCGTCCAGGAGCTGCGAGGCCACACAAAAACGCGTGCGAACTCGAGGAGAAGCGATCGGTGCCATGTCAGCTCAACTGGCCAGAAACTGGCCGTACATCTGGCAGCAGCTGAACGCCCTGCTGCACAACACCTCGCCGGTGATCACCCTCATCTGCGTGGTTACCACGTTCGGCTACCTGCTCTCCTTCTCGGAGACGGCCATCCTGCTGCTCAGTGTCACGCCCGGATACATCCTGCCAAACGGCAAGTTCTGGATATGGACCGCATTCACGTTCTGCTTCATCGAGCTGCACTGGTGGGAGGTGGCCGTCGACGTGGTCACCGTGGGCCTATGCGGCAAGATGCTGGAGCCCCTCTGGGGTCAGCTGGAGATGTTCAAGTTCTTCGCCCTGAGCAACTTTGGTGTCTCGCTGCTGACCACCGTCTACTACCTGTTCTACTACATGGTCACCAAAAACCCAACCATTCTCTTCGAGGTGCACATCCACGGCCTGGCCGGATACGTGGCCGGCATCTGCGTTGCCGTGCGCCAGATAATGCCCGATCACCTGATCTTCAAGACGCGCTACGGACGTCTGACCAATAGGTGAGCTAGTTGCTTGATATGTTGTCATTTCAAATTTACGCTGTAGGAAATTACTCGATTATTTCCAAATATGTCTTTAAATCGATCGTCAGTTTTCTTGGGGTGCCCCCTATGAATCTAGATTGAAATGGATACAAACTCAATAAATTGAGTTGAATTTGGTAGTTCATCGACCTTTTAGGTTTGGGTCAAAGTTTAATAAATCATTGGATCACTGACgcaaaagtaaataaatactGACGTTACTTGCTTGAAGTACTTTctaaataataacaaacacaCCATTGTAAAGATTACATATTGTATTTCTTCAACTAAATCCCGAAACATAACTGGCAATTAAGTAAACAAATGTACTCTTTACTACACAGGAACGTTCCCCTCACTGTCCTCATCATGGCCATCATCTTGTGGGCCATCGGCCTACTAGATGGCACTTATCCGGCTATGTTTGCCTCCGGATCGCTGGTTTCATGGATCTATCTTCGCTTTTACCAGCACCATACCAATGGGCGTGGCGACAGCTCGGAGAGCTTCACGTTCGTCAGCTTCTTCCCAAACGTATCGCAGCCGTTTATCAGCGTATTGGTTAATCCCATTTACAACTGCTGTTTGCGGGCGGGCGTGGTCAAGACGCCCACGCCGCTGCGGACGATATCTACGGCCAGCCTGACGTCGGTATCGGTGCAAATGCCGGGAGTGGATCCGCATGACATTGAAAGAAGGCGGTAAGTAAGATACTCGTAGCATTGGGTAAATGCTATGATTAATTAGTCGTATTTTGGGACTTAACTTGATTGTCTTGATATCAATTCCAGTACGCTTATCTAAAGAGCCACTAACCATTTAATCAGAACAGGCTAATCATTGTTCATTAGATAAGAATACTAGCATTAACATGAATAATTATTCTGGTTTTATTAATACATTATGAATTCCGATTCTTGATTTCAGACAAATTGCCCTAAAGGCGCTAAGTGAGCGGCTCAAGGCCACGGACTCCAGCCGCCATGCCCAGCTGCCCAAGTCGTtcccgcagcagcagcagctgcagcatcaTCACCAGCATGCGCCGCACCAGCAGCAAAAGCATCACAGTCACGGTGGGGGGCACAGCCATGGAGCGGGTCATAGTCATAGTCATGGGGCGGGACATAGTCATGGTCCCGGTCCCGCTCAAATGCCGCAGCCCGACTTCCTAAAGCCCACCGGCAGCTCTAGCCAGCTGCCCATCACAACGTCGCGGGCGGAGCCGCGCATGATCAGCACCATGAGCCAGataccaataccaatgccGGCGCCACCACCCAAGGAAGGGAATATTCCGGGTCAAGGTGCTGAATTCACAACCGGAGGCGATGCGACACTTATCAACTTGGACGATGTACCAACTACGTCTTCGATGGCCTAGACAGTGATTTTATGCAAACATTAATGaatttttgatatttaaaCGAATGATCTAATGATTTACGCCCATGTTTTGTATGATTCTGCATCAAGTATGTACGTACCCCATCAGTGTTCCCATTTTGTAATTACCATTCGTGTGTTTCGTCGTAGTGTCCTGTAGACTTACGCTTGCTTGCTGCGCACACCGCCGGCCATGCTACTAGGATCAGTGAAGTGAAGTAATATGAGATCAGCATAAACAAATACCTTCCAGGCAATATGAGAATACTAGAGCCTTTACATAGATGCATACTTTCAGTTGTAGTCCTTACATGTAATTGAAAATGATGCTTTATTTAGTTAATAactgtaaatatatttaaaactcCAAAAACATTGTTGTTTTTCACTCGATAAGATTATGACTGCTAATAACTTTCTTATTACTAACAATTGTAGCTGGGTTGGTCATATGAAGAAACCCATCACTGCCTATTactcatttttaaaaaagtttttaattgcaGAAGAGCTTGTGTTATTTTACTATCCTTTTTTAAGCAAACATTTCCTAATTAATTTCTTAGCGAAGAGATTGAATTCATTATTTCTGTCGATTTACCGAACAAAGCTAAAAGGAGTAAAACTATATATAcagtgtaaatattttaattataatacatTAACACATTTCTAcaaattgattaattaattcatCACTGTTGtaattttaacaaaaaatggttaattaaatttcacaTCTTACGAAATAGATTGAAATGATTCGTGTTGCAAAAATAAAgttgtaatatatatattttatttcgtgtatttcattatatttagtcgttaatattttttgaatttaacTGCATATGGTGCTAAGCACTTAGTATTTTTTCAGTGCTTCAGCTTAGTGCAAGTGCCCACAACGGTCACACTGGCGGCCAGCTGGCTCCGCCTGTAATCGATATCGATTCTCCGCCCAGTTCTtggggccaaaaaaaaatacacgGCGGTTGCGTTCGGATTGTGCATTTTCCGTTTGCCTATGTATCCAACGGTCGCACGGGCTGCGAATTAAACCACGTCGGGACTAGCACGATGCCATAGAATCCACGGGGGACAAGGCACAGTCACTGCAAGAACAATTCGCACGGAGTGGAGTGGAGCCAGAGTCGCACAGGGTGTTCCTTGCCAAAATGGGTCGCAACAACTTCAGTTCGCAGCACCAGCAGACTCATGTGAGGCGCCACCGCAATGGTTAGTTGGTAAAAAACTCACTCGAAAACGCAAACTGATAATGTTAAAGCAATAGTTGGAGCTAAGAGCTGTGATAAGAAAAAAACGGAAAGcccacaatcacacacacacactgcagTGGGTGTATGTAAACAACTTATTTGCTATCGCTGTTTCGTTCCGTTTTTTGgggcttgtgtgtgtgtggggagtgtttttgttgctgcaggtttttctgttttttatgcgcacgcacacatgcagaCAAGTGTTTTGCTTcgtggcaaaaacaacaataaagaTCGCTATAGCGAACGCGGAATACCCTCTAATCACGGCTGCTAAGTTGTGTGGAATATAACCCATTCAAAATGTTtctatatgtttttattacatatatatttataatgatTATTCTTTTAATAGTAATATTACAAATTAGCATTTAAAACCTGTTGGAGCTATAAAGTTACCTTTCAAAAAATTGGGGAACTGTTGTAAAGTTTTTGACCCAATTTTCAAGCATTAA
Proteins encoded:
- the LOC120444003 gene encoding daxx-like protein isoform X2 translates to MSASVICVDLSSESDEESPAKRRRLEDPLGLLTPSGRQSLPAKLLNIPKASLASPIEVPAVGTGPARDTPVIVDPLRSMHIPSGITVTKHQKNVLTTNGNLTISLAESNNNTTIFNNNVTPKQIKIGTGQKVAWSVSNKAPSPNAVITTVPSHQVRVTPCNQIRLAPGSKIIPASKAMPAKIQPVFGIGQPQQQSQAQQPKAIILGVTKPKTAVGQMGPQQPQKALSLQVHQKLVAGQQQHIATLGQLQQIQVQQQQPLRPVGIRLQQPLGVQLATQQPKPLAGQLAAQQPKPLGRQLSTQQKPLGAPLITQQKPPVGSLQQPAKQNTATGVQIQQIPKVFVGQPQQKVFLGQLQQQNTFLGQLQQEQQKKILGQLQQEQNKMLLGQLQKQQQQHKKIVGQSPQEKVPLEQLQPQQKPPQPLKNPLVQLKQQQPPPQQQKTSVSQQQQKTSVGQSQQQQKNSLVQIQQQPQLQQKTSVSQQPQKTSVGQIQQQPQQLQKTSVGQNQQQKQQQKNSLVQLQQPPQLQQKTSVSQQPEKISVGQIQQQPQQLQKTSVGQNQQQQNNSLVQLQQQPQLQQKNLVSQQKILAGQLQQQPKTSPVQLYQQQKALVGKLQRQPQQQPKTLPGQVQQQPQLLQKTSVGQLQQQPRTPVGQLQQQHNTSTQQQKTSVSQQQKTPVAQFQQQQKTPKAATGHQATPEKLQQQRAAPGQQQKLPIGQPQSQQKTNVGLQQQQVAQKKNMGPIQHLLKNPLAQPQLPKTSVGLPRQQPLPQNPLLVAQQQSPKTQLAIQLLNSVMGTQIPPQQPSLPVVNQITHKSMTIQRLPMLQTPPTGQKILPKQITPQQTPPPAHIVQKQTMPNAAMETPPFAHRSPIVRPMTVAKITPVPTNSKVCYPIKPQVARAVSPTAATMTAARTLPFRSSQHKTSASPMTSTHVQGFTASATPPQRLLATPPHCAAALNEPLLLNLPPTTSITPQLTPTTTPPPAGPSAGLQQQQLAKAAAFKLNSLPGASISPVIRTPTASVKRIQPITVLKKSDEEWRRHLEQQQKHRVPLQSSSAPTIVLVESPPTTPPTDKPETEAKEVGDQGGVNKSSINPIPTDKKPRSMKRPAVVIAPPNKSVPVITEIVDLDAIPETPPEKRRKESYTPIMNAIEASPAANAPFTTEYAALLRLCREVDKSDFMDNLVRGKLTQYYYSVPESFVMSCGFRKLVTVAMSSIRNESNLVYIHLKYVVDELAARMVANMFPTIRATPSAMQFPLPRSFTPKQPEMFKAPEQTRMVGKEQDDDVEEVTVVHCEPVSREDKRREERIRHLNRTLHAITKRIKMLDDAEVDLNDEDSSYLQVERFKKRACQIYEKICDLTGESKSVRRQLKKPIQFKDTDYPHFNRKLSAFVNKLHEFPDYHDVLQILEQCNKEKELGLAKFEMKRIAYDAFNKVGRMLQSRRKNDLYETVTHFTANGKDPASSDPELLAKLKENNKKQTKISDVLEKYALEQDLNAEERQEARLKEKKLKQVKADEEAAKLAALAQDDDEPCTSAQAAAKAAALASLKKSPAARGKVIGKRRPINGRIFNIDDDGDDSEEESDTEDDDVEEFVNNFQANGDVSDTDSEVEAVTSPKRDALPLAEEDVIDITRDETGKKNDEATPNGRLKIMSVSSLNANFVHGQDPHRKPHPIPSAKPVIADQIIISDEES
- the LOC120444003 gene encoding daxx-like protein isoform X1 produces the protein MSASVICVDLSSESDEESPAKRRRLEDPLGLLTPSGRQSLPAKLLNIPKASLASPIEVPAVGTGPARDTPVIVDPLRSMHIPSGITVTKHQKNVLTTNGNLTISLAESNNNTTIFNNNVTPKQIKIGTGQKVAWSVSNKAPSPNAVITTVPSHQVRVTPCNQIRLAPGSKIIPASKAMPAKIQPVFGIGQPQQQSQAQQPKAIILGVTKPKTAVGQMGPQQPQKALSLQVHQKLVAGQQQHIATLGQLQQIQVQQQQPLRPVGIRLQQPLGVQLATQQPKPLAGQLAAQQPKPLGRQLSTQQKPLGAPLITQQKPPVGSLQQPAKQNTATGVQIQQIPKVFVGQPQQKVFLGQLQQQNTFLGQLQQEQQKKILGQLQQEQNKMLLGQLQKQQQQHKKIVGQSPQEKVPLEQLQPQQKPPQPLKNPLVQLKQQQPPPQQQKTSVSQQQQKTSVGQSQQQQKNSLVQIQQQPQLQQKTSVSQQPQKTSVGQIQQQPQQLQKTSVGQNQQQKQQQKNSLVQLQQPPQLQQKTSVSQQPEKISVGQIQQQPQQLQKTSVGQNQQQQNNSLVQLQQQPQLQQKNLVSQQKILAGQLQQQPKTSPVQLYQQQKALVGKLQRQPQQQPKSSQLQQQPQQQPKTLPGQVQQQPQLLQKTSVGQLQQQPRTPVGQLQQQHNTSTQQQKTSVSQQQKTPVAQFQQQQKTPKAATGHQATPEKLQQQRAAPGQQQKLPIGQPQSQQKTNVGLQQQQVAQKKNMGPIQHLLKNPLAQPQLPKTSVGLPRQQPLPQNPLLVAQQQSPKTQLAIQLLNSVMGTQIPPQQPSLPVVNQITHKSMTIQRLPMLQTPPTGQKILPKQITPQQTPPPAHIVQKQTMPNAAMETPPFAHRSPIVRPMTVAKITPVPTNSKVCYPIKPQVARAVSPTAATMTAARTLPFRSSQHKTSASPMTSTHVQGFTASATPPQRLLATPPHCAAALNEPLLLNLPPTTSITPQLTPTTTPPPAGPSAGLQQQQLAKAAAFKLNSLPGASISPVIRTPTASVKRIQPITVLKKSDEEWRRHLEQQQKHRVPLQSSSAPTIVLVESPPTTPPTDKPETEAKEVGDQGGVNKSSINPIPTDKKPRSMKRPAVVIAPPNKSVPVITEIVDLDAIPETPPEKRRKESYTPIMNAIEASPAANAPFTTEYAALLRLCREVDKSDFMDNLVRGKLTQYYYSVPESFVMSCGFRKLVTVAMSSIRNESNLVYIHLKYVVDELAARMVANMFPTIRATPSAMQFPLPRSFTPKQPEMFKAPEQTRMVGKEQDDDVEEVTVVHCEPVSREDKRREERIRHLNRTLHAITKRIKMLDDAEVDLNDEDSSYLQVERFKKRACQIYEKICDLTGESKSVRRQLKKPIQFKDTDYPHFNRKLSAFVNKLHEFPDYHDVLQILEQCNKEKELGLAKFEMKRIAYDAFNKVGRMLQSRRKNDLYETVTHFTANGKDPASSDPELLAKLKENNKKQTKISDVLEKYALEQDLNAEERQEARLKEKKLKQVKADEEAAKLAALAQDDDEPCTSAQAAAKAAALASLKKSPAARGKVIGKRRPINGRIFNIDDDGDDSEEESDTEDDDVEEFVNNFQANGDVSDTDSEVEAVTSPKRDALPLAEEDVIDITRDETGKKNDEATPNGRLKIMSVSSLNANFVHGQDPHRKPHPIPSAKPVIADQIIISDEES
- the LOC120455773 gene encoding protein transport protein Sec61 subunit alpha, with product MGIKFLEVIKPFCSILPEIAKPERKIQFREKVLWTAITLFIFLVCCQIPLFGIMSSDSADPFYWIRVILASNRGTLMELGISPIVTSGLIMQLLAGAKIIEVGDTPKDRALFNGAQKLFGMVITIGQAIVYVMTGMYGDPSEIGAGVCLLIIIQLFAAGLIVLLLDELLQKGYGLGSGISLFIATNICETIVWKAFSPTTVTTGRGTEFEGAVIALFHLMATRNDKVRALREAFYRQNLPNLMNLLATVLVFAVVIYFQGFRVDLPIKSARYRGQYSSYPIKLFYTSNIPIILQSALVSNLYVISQMLAVKFQGNFFINLLGVWADVGGGGPARSYPIGGLCYYLSPPESVGHILTDPIHALLYIVFMLGSCAFFSKTWIDVSGSSAKDVAKQLKEQHMVMRGHRENSMIHELNRYIPTAAAFGGLCIGALSVMADFLGAIGSGTGILLAVTIIYQYFEIFVKEQSEMGGMGTLLF